The genomic window AGCGCGATCTTCCTCGTAACGATCTTGAGCTTAGTAATCTACCTGACCAAGACGAGAAGAGACGAGATCCCGCTTCCGAGATCAGCTGAGGAGTCGTCTGTCACACATGGGGAGTAAGTCTCGACGGGTATGTTGGTCTGGTGGATCTAGAAAAGAAAAAAGGAACGAAACAAACAAGTTAGATATAGTGTCGAAAAAAGATTTTTCACCGCGAACTTTTTTTCCCTTTGGGAAGCCTTTTTTTATTGGTTCCAAAGATCCCCCTGGAACCAGATTAAAAAACCAAGAAGGAGTGATTTCAGTGGAAGGGTTGATCTCTCAAGTACTTCAATGGCTTACCGATCTGGGTTATGCTGGAATCGCTATTGGTCTTATGCTGGAGGTAATTCCTAGTGAAATTGTCTTGAGTTATGGGGGATATATGGTCTCCCAAGGCAAGATAAATTTTGTAGGTGCTGTTATTGCCGGAACGATTGGTGGAACAATCGCTCAACATTTTCTGTACTGGATAGGTCGGTATGGAGGGAGACCGTTCCTTGAAAAATACGGAAAGTACTTGCTGATTAATAAAAAGCACTTAGATATCGCGGAACAATGGTTTGCCCGCTATGGGACAGGAGTCATTTTCACAGCACGATTTATCCCCGTAGTTAGACATGCCATCTCGATTCCTGCCGGAATTGCCGGGATGTCTTTTGCCCGTTTCACTC from Polycladomyces subterraneus includes these protein-coding regions:
- a CDS encoding DedA family protein, whose protein sequence is MEGLISQVLQWLTDLGYAGIAIGLMLEVIPSEIVLSYGGYMVSQGKINFVGAVIAGTIGGTIAQHFLYWIGRYGGRPFLEKYGKYLLINKKHLDIAEQWFARYGTGVIFTARFIPVVRHAISIPAGIAGMSFARFTLYTVLAIIPWSIFFLYLGMELDSKWDKVKEIAAPYVNQAAIVAAILIVGYFLFKELKKQHKQQN